A single window of Streptomyces cathayae DNA harbors:
- a CDS encoding serine/threonine-protein kinase, whose product MQGQLVAGRYRLGEAIGSGGMGRVWHAHDEVLHRSVAVKELTAALYVPESEQARLLARTRAEARAAARINHSAVVTVHDVLEHDGRPWIVMELVEGHSLADAVNERERVEPREAARIGLWVLRALRAAHAAGVVHRDVKPGNVLLGGDGRVLLTDFGIAQIEGDTAITRTGEVVGSVDYLAPERIRGQDPGPSSDLWALGATLYTAVEGRSPFRRTSPLTTMQAVVEEEAGEPRYAGPLAPVISALLRKDPAMRPDAAETEQMLAEAAEGRRPNSAQMYVPTQVVDVPAPVSAPAPAPVPTPSPSPYGPGVGVGATAVQPPSADVAAGTGRRGRSRLIALVVVLAALVGGSAAALLHEGEGEGEGDARGGGGTSAAPFDTTRPKPAPDTTGGTGDDTEQTGRQRDEQTDDLPEGWVRRTDPFGFSVVLPGEDWERVVFDEETRQVDYTPDGGKHFIRIAADDSPDFDDPYEHLRDLDQQIGQRLVDYRQVGLERRVYRDRKSARLEYIWTALPKDTKFPGPYRAVDQMYLSRGGVEYALYMAAPAEDWATTSKQFETILQGWREPQ is encoded by the coding sequence ATACAGGGGCAGCTCGTCGCGGGCCGCTACCGGCTGGGTGAAGCCATCGGCAGCGGTGGCATGGGCCGGGTGTGGCACGCGCATGACGAGGTGCTGCACCGATCCGTCGCGGTCAAGGAGCTGACCGCCGCTCTCTACGTCCCCGAGAGCGAGCAGGCCAGGCTGCTGGCGCGCACCCGCGCCGAGGCGCGCGCGGCGGCACGGATCAACCACTCCGCGGTCGTCACGGTGCACGACGTACTGGAGCACGACGGCCGCCCCTGGATCGTCATGGAGCTGGTCGAAGGCCACTCGCTCGCCGACGCCGTCAACGAACGGGAGCGTGTCGAGCCCCGCGAGGCGGCACGGATCGGTCTGTGGGTGCTGCGCGCCCTGCGGGCCGCGCACGCCGCCGGTGTGGTGCACCGTGACGTCAAGCCCGGCAACGTGCTCCTCGGCGGCGACGGGCGCGTGCTGCTCACCGACTTCGGCATCGCGCAGATAGAGGGTGACACGGCGATCACCCGGACCGGAGAGGTCGTCGGCTCGGTCGACTATCTCGCACCCGAGCGCATCCGCGGCCAGGATCCCGGCCCCTCCTCCGACCTCTGGGCGCTCGGTGCCACGCTGTACACGGCGGTGGAGGGCAGATCGCCGTTCCGCCGGACATCCCCGCTGACCACCATGCAGGCGGTCGTCGAGGAGGAGGCCGGTGAACCTCGGTACGCCGGCCCGCTCGCGCCCGTCATCAGCGCGCTCCTGCGCAAGGATCCGGCCATGCGGCCCGACGCGGCGGAGACCGAGCAGATGCTCGCCGAGGCCGCGGAGGGGCGTCGGCCGAACTCGGCGCAGATGTACGTGCCGACGCAGGTCGTCGACGTACCCGCGCCCGTATCCGCTCCCGCTCCCGCCCCTGTGCCGACGCCGTCGCCCTCGCCGTACGGGCCCGGGGTCGGTGTGGGTGCCACGGCCGTTCAACCGCCTTCCGCGGACGTGGCCGCCGGGACCGGGCGGCGCGGACGCTCGCGCCTGATCGCCCTGGTCGTGGTCCTGGCCGCACTCGTCGGCGGGAGCGCCGCGGCGCTGCTCCACGAGGGCGAGGGTGAGGGCGAGGGCGACGCACGGGGCGGTGGCGGTACCTCGGCGGCACCTTTCGACACGACCAGACCCAAGCCCGCCCCCGACACGACCGGTGGCACGGGTGACGACACCGAGCAGACGGGACGGCAGAGGGACGAGCAGACGGACGACCTGCCGGAGGGCTGGGTGCGCCGCACCGATCCCTTCGGCTTCAGCGTCGTCCTGCCCGGTGAGGACTGGGAGCGGGTCGTCTTCGACGAGGAGACCCGCCAGGTCGACTACACGCCCGACGGCGGCAAGCACTTCATCCGCATCGCCGCCGACGACTCCCCCGACTTCGACGACCCGTACGAGCACCTGAGAGACCTGGACCAGCAGATAGGGCAGCGGCTGGTCGACTACCGGCAGGTGGGTCTGGAGCGCCGCGTCTACCGCGACCGCAAGAGCGCGCGACTCGAGTACATCTGGACCGCGCTGCCCAAGGACACGAAGTTCCCGGGGCCGTACCGGGCCGTCGACCAGATGTACCTCTCGCGCGGCGGGGTCGAGTACGCGCTCTACATGGCGGCCCCGGCCGAGGACTGGGCCACCACGAGCAAGCAGTTCGAAACGATCCTGCAGGGATGGCGCGAACCTCAGTAG
- a CDS encoding protein kinase: protein MDEYAGRVLADRYRLPLPPSDEYELTETRAFDTYSGQEVLVRQVPLPEVVEAEVLDAEGLPDGFTARDGSVRRAAGRTGDRAGVRRPTDPVARRAVEAAQAAAAIPDHPRLDQVFDVFAEGGSLWIVSELVSARPLAALLAEQPLTPYRAAEVASDVLMAVRVLHAHGWVHRNITPRTVLVCDDGRVMLTGLAVGAAEEALCGYDPVPAEDPLVASPPASGAPVSGTEVPDAVVPNAGVPGAGEPGELGPVAPTGTGTGRGASAPQRTPSWPPGFTAEPDPNPDAARRAAIEARAGRLPGDGTANPANGTSAAAAPRPVDSAGEVRAARAGAIAAYRAGTRAAARVQEAQQTGAVPPGQIADPYGVGTTGRPSPKLFEQGGPPAALPPGGSTSAPALSPATGPATAPATDAADSGGFAPSGGAAPPARWDDPAAHAPARRAPTTALAAERARQARMAVVGPVTERWAPEQAGPVHENWQLAAPIGPATDLWALGALLFRAVQGHAPYPEESTAELVQMVCAEPPAFAEECGPLRPVVESLLRQDPTERLDFEELRGWLRSLVRSAPEPEAGVHVIAAPPVDTSRLPVVRRRGELVRRRRAALPAHHGRHKRAKQESGSPRRLGRTLLLLVLFAMAAAIAYAVLFMPKAGEGTGGAADRTGAAGEVGGASPSREAGGAPGADDSSAKPDDPKSPKSPEGGAEESAGSNETQTTGPDAAKGFTLRKDPEGFRVAVAEGWQRTGKNGSGQVVYSSGDFELIVVPGRDSASQYGDDPMAYQRDDERELQPYRDSSWATSTGLKTIEVGGRSMAEGQFTWTGGDGGELYVRNLAALIDGRYHVVQVRGPEGERDEVSRLFEQASTTYRFTG from the coding sequence GTGGACGAATACGCGGGACGAGTTCTCGCCGATCGCTACCGCCTGCCGCTGCCTCCCTCCGACGAGTACGAACTGACCGAGACCCGCGCCTTCGACACCTACAGCGGGCAGGAAGTCCTGGTCAGGCAGGTGCCGTTGCCGGAGGTCGTCGAGGCCGAGGTGCTCGACGCGGAGGGGCTGCCCGACGGTTTCACGGCGCGTGACGGAAGCGTCCGGCGGGCCGCCGGACGTACCGGCGACCGCGCGGGTGTGCGGCGGCCCACCGACCCCGTGGCGCGGCGCGCGGTCGAGGCCGCGCAGGCCGCGGCGGCCATCCCCGACCATCCGCGGCTGGACCAGGTCTTCGACGTGTTCGCGGAGGGCGGTTCCCTGTGGATCGTCAGCGAACTGGTGTCCGCCCGACCGTTGGCGGCGCTGCTGGCCGAGCAGCCGCTGACTCCGTACCGGGCGGCCGAGGTCGCCTCGGACGTCCTGATGGCGGTGCGGGTCCTGCACGCCCACGGCTGGGTGCACCGGAACATCACCCCGCGCACGGTGCTGGTCTGCGACGACGGCCGGGTGATGCTCACCGGTCTCGCCGTCGGCGCGGCGGAGGAGGCGCTGTGCGGGTACGACCCGGTGCCTGCCGAGGATCCCCTCGTCGCGTCCCCTCCCGCTTCGGGTGCTCCCGTTTCGGGCACGGAGGTTCCGGATGCCGTCGTTCCGAACGCCGGGGTGCCGGGGGCGGGGGAGCCCGGGGAGCTGGGACCGGTGGCGCCCACGGGTACAGGCACGGGCAGGGGCGCTTCGGCTCCGCAGCGCACCCCGTCGTGGCCCCCCGGCTTCACGGCCGAGCCGGACCCGAACCCCGACGCCGCACGGCGGGCCGCCATCGAGGCGCGGGCCGGCCGATTGCCCGGTGACGGGACGGCGAACCCGGCCAACGGCACCTCCGCCGCGGCGGCCCCACGGCCCGTCGACAGCGCCGGGGAGGTCAGGGCCGCACGCGCGGGGGCGATCGCCGCGTACCGGGCGGGCACCCGCGCCGCCGCCCGGGTGCAGGAGGCACAGCAGACCGGTGCGGTCCCGCCGGGGCAGATAGCCGACCCCTACGGCGTGGGAACCACCGGCAGGCCCTCCCCCAAGCTCTTCGAGCAGGGGGGACCCCCAGCCGCGTTGCCGCCCGGCGGTTCCACGTCAGCACCCGCGCTCAGCCCGGCGACCGGCCCGGCGACCGCCCCCGCGACCGATGCGGCGGATTCGGGAGGCTTCGCCCCGTCCGGCGGGGCCGCCCCGCCCGCCCGCTGGGACGATCCGGCGGCCCACGCGCCCGCGCGCCGGGCCCCCACCACCGCGCTGGCCGCCGAGCGGGCACGGCAGGCGCGGATGGCCGTCGTCGGCCCCGTGACGGAGCGGTGGGCGCCGGAGCAGGCCGGGCCCGTGCACGAGAACTGGCAGCTGGCCGCGCCCATCGGCCCCGCGACCGATCTGTGGGCGCTGGGCGCGCTCCTGTTCCGGGCCGTGCAGGGCCACGCGCCCTACCCGGAGGAGTCGACGGCCGAACTGGTGCAGATGGTGTGCGCCGAACCCCCCGCGTTCGCCGAGGAGTGCGGACCGCTCAGGCCGGTCGTGGAGTCGCTGCTGCGTCAGGACCCCACCGAGCGGCTGGACTTCGAGGAGTTGCGCGGCTGGCTGCGCTCACTGGTGCGGTCGGCGCCCGAGCCGGAGGCCGGCGTACACGTCATAGCGGCACCGCCGGTCGACACCAGCCGGCTGCCCGTCGTGCGCCGCCGGGGCGAGCTGGTGCGCAGACGCCGCGCCGCGCTGCCCGCGCACCACGGACGGCACAAGCGGGCCAAACAGGAGTCGGGGTCCCCGCGCCGGCTGGGCCGCACCCTGCTCCTGCTGGTGCTGTTCGCCATGGCCGCGGCGATCGCGTACGCCGTCCTGTTCATGCCGAAGGCCGGAGAGGGGACCGGGGGCGCGGCCGACCGTACCGGTGCCGCCGGAGAGGTCGGCGGGGCGTCTCCGTCGCGGGAGGCCGGGGGAGCGCCGGGCGCCGACGACTCCTCGGCGAAACCGGACGACCCGAAGAGCCCGAAGAGCCCGGAGGGCGGCGCCGAGGAGTCGGCCGGGTCGAACGAGACGCAGACCACCGGCCCCGACGCCGCCAAGGGCTTCACCCTGCGCAAGGATCCGGAGGGCTTCCGGGTCGCCGTCGCCGAGGGCTGGCAGCGCACCGGGAAGAACGGCAGCGGCCAGGTCGTCTACTCCAGCGGCGACTTCGAGCTGATCGTCGTACCGGGCCGGGACAGTGCCTCGCAGTACGGCGACGACCCGATGGCCTACCAGCGGGACGACGAGCGTGAGCTCCAGCCGTACCGCGACTCCAGCTGGGCCACGTCCACCGGGCTGAAGACCATCGAGGTGGGCGGACGGAGCATGGCCGAGGGACAGTTCACCTGGACCGGCGGCGACGGGGGCGAGCTGTACGTCCGTAACCTCGCGGCGTTGATCGACGGCCGGTACCACGTCGTGCAGGTGCGGGGCCCGGAGGGCGAACGGGACGAGGTGAGCCGGCTGTTCGAGCAGGCGTCGACGACATACCGGTTCACCGGCTGA
- a CDS encoding serine/threonine-protein kinase codes for MSEPERAGTPRQDESARLLAGRYRLGDVLGRGGMGTVWRAVDETLGRTVAVKELRFPSSIDEEEKRRLITRTLREAKAIARIRNNNAVTVFDVVQEDDRPWIVMELVEGKSLAEAIREDGLLEPRRAAEVGLAVLDVLRSAHREGILHRDVKPSNVLIAEDGRVVLTDFGIAQVEGDPSITSTGMLVGAPSYISPERARGHKPGPAADLWSLGGLLYAAVEGTPPYDKGSAIATLTAVMTEPLEEPRNAGPLRDVIYGLLNKDPAQRLDDTRARAMLSAVIHAPGGKRSDPEPADATKVVPLPEQPDGRAGGGSRRGEEAGERLRGAMRSMRKAAVAAGSAGAAATTRAKTGGGVGSSAAGTTSGAAAGTRAEGRPAVGSPSGSGPASASTPGSPRGSGAGSGPTPHPAPGKASNQAPGGRSSGWPVMTPPDLPARSAPKASLTDVVPRRTLVVIAAVVVLAVLGTVLAIVLSGDGDENGAGAKGGGADKVASSQAPGADTKNAEDTGAETGTKNAEDETGTDGAANESVDPKTGAGGEPESGDAGSEESEADDAAGDGDGASAVKATHNGSQGYSIGLPEGWQYRSTDGAGDRFTGPDGQRLLVAWTSTPQGDPVADWKRQERGMVRPQYERIRIEAVDYRGWNTADWEFTSMDGGTKYRTIDRGFVVDGRYGYALMYSAKAAEWDGEQRKGTWQVLTQSFEPKS; via the coding sequence ATGTCGGAGCCGGAGCGGGCGGGGACACCCCGTCAGGACGAGAGCGCACGTCTCCTCGCCGGGCGGTACCGGCTGGGAGATGTGCTCGGCCGCGGCGGCATGGGGACGGTGTGGCGAGCCGTGGACGAGACCCTGGGCCGGACGGTCGCCGTCAAGGAACTCCGGTTCCCGTCGAGCATCGACGAGGAGGAGAAGCGGCGGCTGATCACACGGACGCTGCGCGAGGCCAAGGCGATCGCTCGGATCCGCAACAACAATGCCGTGACGGTCTTCGACGTGGTCCAGGAGGACGACCGGCCCTGGATCGTGATGGAGCTCGTGGAGGGCAAGTCGCTCGCCGAAGCCATCCGGGAGGACGGCCTGCTGGAGCCCCGGCGTGCCGCCGAGGTCGGGCTCGCGGTGCTCGACGTGCTGCGCTCCGCGCACCGGGAGGGCATTCTGCACCGGGACGTGAAGCCGTCGAACGTGCTGATCGCCGAGGACGGCCGGGTCGTGCTCACCGACTTCGGTATCGCCCAGGTCGAGGGTGACCCGTCCATCACCTCGACCGGCATGCTCGTCGGCGCCCCCTCCTACATCTCCCCGGAGCGGGCCCGCGGGCACAAGCCGGGGCCGGCGGCCGACCTCTGGTCGCTCGGCGGGCTGCTGTACGCGGCGGTGGAGGGTACGCCGCCGTACGACAAGGGTTCCGCGATCGCGACGCTCACGGCGGTGATGACCGAGCCGCTCGAGGAGCCCAGGAACGCGGGACCGCTCAGGGACGTCATCTACGGGCTGCTCAACAAGGACCCCGCCCAGCGGCTCGACGACACCCGCGCGCGGGCCATGCTGAGCGCGGTGATCCACGCACCCGGGGGCAAGCGGAGCGACCCGGAACCTGCGGACGCGACGAAGGTCGTGCCGCTGCCCGAACAGCCCGATGGGCGTGCCGGTGGCGGAAGCAGGCGGGGCGAGGAGGCCGGGGAGCGACTGCGCGGTGCGATGCGTTCCATGCGGAAAGCGGCGGTGGCCGCCGGCTCGGCCGGCGCCGCGGCGACGACACGCGCCAAGACCGGCGGTGGCGTCGGAAGTTCGGCGGCCGGCACGACATCCGGTGCGGCGGCCGGAACCCGGGCCGAGGGGAGGCCGGCTGTGGGGTCCCCCTCGGGGTCCGGGCCGGCCTCGGCCTCGACACCGGGTTCACCCCGTGGCTCCGGTGCGGGCTCGGGTCCGACGCCGCACCCGGCACCCGGCAAGGCGTCGAACCAGGCTCCCGGCGGGCGGAGTTCGGGCTGGCCCGTGATGACGCCGCCGGATCTGCCGGCGAGGTCCGCGCCGAAGGCGTCGCTCACCGACGTGGTGCCGCGGCGGACGCTGGTCGTCATCGCGGCGGTCGTGGTGCTCGCCGTGCTCGGCACCGTGCTGGCCATCGTGCTCAGCGGTGATGGCGACGAGAACGGCGCGGGGGCGAAGGGCGGCGGCGCGGACAAGGTCGCCTCCAGCCAGGCACCCGGCGCCGACACCAAGAACGCCGAGGACACCGGGGCCGAGACCGGCACCAAGAACGCCGAGGACGAAACCGGTACCGACGGTGCGGCGAACGAGTCGGTGGACCCGAAAACCGGCGCGGGAGGGGAACCGGAGTCCGGCGACGCCGGTTCGGAGGAGAGCGAGGCCGACGACGCGGCCGGGGACGGGGACGGCGCCTCGGCGGTGAAGGCGACGCACAACGGGAGCCAGGGCTACTCGATCGGACTGCCCGAGGGCTGGCAGTACCGGTCGACGGACGGGGCCGGCGACCGCTTCACCGGGCCCGACGGACAGCGGCTGCTCGTCGCCTGGACGTCCACGCCGCAGGGCGACCCGGTGGCCGACTGGAAGAGGCAGGAACGCGGCATGGTGCGTCCGCAGTACGAGAGGATCCGCATAGAGGCGGTGGACTACCGGGGGTGGAACACCGCCGACTGGGAGTTCACCTCCATGGACGGGGGGACGAAGTACCGGACCATAGACCGGGGCTTCGTCGTCGACGGCCGGTACGGGTACGCGCTGATGTACTCGGCGAAGGCCGCCGAGTGGGACGGTGAGCAGCGCAAGGGGACGTGGCAGGTGCTGACGCAGTCCTTCGAGCCCAAGTCCTGA
- a CDS encoding serine hydrolase domain-containing protein, giving the protein MPPPRTLLAIAVSVASLALTPTASSTLPAPPADALLPLLVTQGGAPAAALLALEETGSRYASAGEGITRADHFRAGSVTKTFIATVVLQLADEHRLSLSDTVEKHLPGLVRGAGNDGRALTLRSLLNHTSGLYDFAEDTGGTVPVTPRQALRIALTHSPADPGRFAYSNTNYALLGLVVERVTGHSYATEAERRIISPLRLTGTSFPGSRTSLPAPHGRAYSTDGTDVTELDPRVAGAAGELVTTLADLDRFYASLLGGGLLPPRQLREMLDTRAAHGSYGMGLFPVKLPCGTTVWGHNGYISGSYVRTATTADGGHALTLRVNTDAIADPGLISAVLAAEFCPRTW; this is encoded by the coding sequence ATGCCGCCGCCTCGGACACTGCTGGCCATCGCTGTGTCCGTGGCTTCGCTCGCCCTGACCCCGACCGCTTCCTCGACTCTGCCGGCCCCGCCGGCGGACGCGCTCCTCCCGTTGCTGGTCACACAGGGTGGAGCCCCGGCGGCAGCCCTCCTTGCCCTGGAGGAGACCGGCTCGCGTTATGCCTCCGCCGGCGAGGGCATCACCCGGGCCGACCACTTCCGCGCCGGCAGCGTCACGAAGACGTTCATCGCGACGGTCGTCCTGCAACTGGCGGACGAGCACCGCCTGTCGCTCTCCGACACCGTGGAGAAACATCTTCCGGGACTGGTGCGAGGAGCGGGCAACGACGGTCGCGCGCTGACCCTGCGTTCCCTGCTCAACCACACCAGCGGCCTGTACGACTTCGCCGAGGACACCGGTGGCACCGTCCCCGTCACTCCGCGTCAGGCACTGCGCATCGCACTCACCCACTCCCCGGCCGACCCCGGCCGCTTCGCCTACTCGAACACCAACTACGCCCTGCTCGGCCTGGTCGTCGAACGCGTCACCGGCCACTCGTACGCCACCGAGGCCGAGCGGCGCATCATCTCCCCTCTGCGTCTGACGGGCACCTCCTTTCCCGGCTCCCGCACCTCGCTGCCCGCTCCACACGGCCGCGCCTACTCCACCGACGGAACCGACGTCACCGAACTCGACCCGCGGGTGGCCGGCGCCGCAGGCGAGCTGGTGACCACGCTCGCCGATCTGGACCGCTTCTACGCGAGTCTGCTCGGCGGTGGACTGCTCCCCCCGCGTCAACTGCGCGAGATGCTCGACACCCGTGCCGCACACGGCTCGTACGGCATGGGCCTGTTCCCCGTGAAGCTTCCGTGCGGCACCACCGTGTGGGGGCACAACGGATACATCTCCGGCAGCTACGTGCGCACCGCAACCACCGCCGACGGTGGGCATGCCCTCACCCTCCGGGTGAACACGGACGCGATAGCGGATCCCGGTCTCATATCCGCGGTGCTCGCGGCCGAGTTCTGCCCTCGCACCTGGTAG
- a CDS encoding glycerol-3-phosphate dehydrogenase/oxidase produces MRTATLGPAERAESLASMAERELDVLVVGGGVVGAGTALDAVTRGLSTGLVEARDWASGTSSRSSKLIHGGLRYLEMLDFALVREALKERGLLLEKLAPHLVKPVPFLYPLQHRGWERLYAGAGVALYDTMSMAPGHGRGLPVHRHLSRRHALRVAPCLKKDTLVGALQYYDAQMDDARFVATLVRTAAAYGARVANRARVTGFLREGERVVGARVRDVEGGGEYEVRAKQVVNATGVWTDDTQAMVGERGQFHVRASKGIHLVVPKDRIHSTTGLILRTEKSVLFVIPWGRHWIVGTTDTGWDLDKAHPAASSADIDYLLEHVNSVLAVPLGRDDVQGVYAGLRPLLAGESDATSKLSREHTVAHPVPGLVVVAGGKYTTYRVMAKDAVDEAVHGLDVRVAACVTEDTPLVGAEGYRALWNARARIAARTGLHVVRVEHLLNRYGTLAEEVLELIAQDPSLGEPLQAADDYLRAEITYAASHEGARHLDDVLTRRTRISIETFDRGTRSAREAAELMAPVLGWDKDRIEREVQHYEKRVEAERESQRQPDDLTADAARLGAPDIVPM; encoded by the coding sequence GTGAGGACAGCGACACTGGGACCGGCGGAGCGCGCCGAGTCACTCGCATCCATGGCCGAGCGTGAGCTGGACGTCCTGGTGGTGGGCGGCGGTGTGGTGGGCGCCGGCACCGCGCTCGACGCCGTGACCCGCGGTCTGTCCACGGGACTGGTCGAGGCGCGTGACTGGGCGTCGGGTACCTCCAGTCGGTCCAGCAAACTCATCCACGGCGGTCTGCGCTATCTGGAGATGCTCGACTTCGCCCTCGTGCGGGAGGCGTTGAAGGAGCGGGGCCTGCTGCTGGAGAAACTCGCCCCGCATCTGGTGAAGCCGGTGCCGTTCCTCTACCCGTTGCAGCACAGGGGCTGGGAGCGGCTGTACGCCGGGGCGGGCGTCGCGCTCTACGACACCATGTCGATGGCCCCGGGGCATGGCCGCGGGCTGCCCGTGCACCGGCATCTGAGCCGTCGTCACGCACTGCGTGTGGCCCCGTGTCTGAAGAAGGACACCCTGGTCGGGGCGTTGCAGTACTACGACGCCCAGATGGACGACGCCCGGTTCGTGGCGACCCTGGTGCGCACCGCGGCGGCGTACGGCGCGCGAGTCGCCAACCGTGCCCGGGTGACCGGGTTCCTGCGCGAGGGTGAACGGGTCGTCGGCGCCCGGGTGCGGGATGTCGAGGGCGGCGGGGAGTACGAGGTCCGTGCCAAGCAGGTCGTCAACGCCACCGGGGTGTGGACCGACGACACCCAGGCGATGGTGGGCGAGCGGGGCCAGTTCCACGTACGGGCCTCCAAGGGCATCCACCTGGTCGTCCCCAAGGACCGCATCCACTCCACGACCGGGCTCATCCTGCGCACGGAGAAGTCCGTACTGTTCGTCATCCCGTGGGGCCGGCACTGGATCGTCGGGACCACGGACACCGGCTGGGACCTGGACAAGGCGCACCCGGCCGCGTCCAGCGCGGACATCGACTATCTGCTCGAGCATGTGAACTCGGTGCTCGCGGTCCCGCTCGGCAGGGACGACGTCCAGGGCGTGTACGCCGGCCTCCGGCCCCTGCTCGCAGGGGAGTCCGACGCCACCAGCAAGCTGTCGCGGGAGCACACCGTGGCGCATCCCGTCCCCGGACTCGTCGTGGTCGCGGGCGGCAAGTACACGACGTACCGGGTGATGGCCAAGGACGCGGTGGACGAGGCCGTGCACGGTCTCGACGTACGCGTCGCCGCCTGCGTCACCGAGGACACACCGCTGGTGGGCGCCGAGGGGTACCGGGCGTTGTGGAACGCGCGGGCGCGGATCGCCGCGCGCACCGGACTGCACGTGGTGAGGGTCGAGCATCTGCTGAACCGGTACGGGACGCTGGCGGAGGAGGTCCTGGAACTGATTGCCCAGGACCCCTCGCTGGGCGAACCGCTGCAGGCGGCCGACGACTATCTGCGCGCCGAGATCACCTACGCCGCCTCGCACGAGGGGGCGCGCCACCTGGACGACGTGCTGACCCGGCGCACCCGCATATCGATCGAGACGTTCGACCGGGGTACGCGCAGCGCACGGGAGGCCGCCGAGCTGATGGCGCCGGTGCTGGGCTGGGACAAGGACCGGATCGAGCGCGAGGTACAGCACTACGAGAAGCGGGTGGAGGCCGAACGGGAGTCGCAGCGCCAGCCGGACGACCTGACGGCGGACGCGGCACGGCTGGGAGCGCCGGACATCGTTCCGATGTAG
- a CDS encoding nucleotide sugar dehydrogenase, whose protein sequence is MPADLAVIGLGPYGLPLAQAAVTAGIPTIGYRTGPEAASLSPAELRRMVAQGFRVMTSPVELGRVRTAVICAPAPPGVEGGLDLSQVETAARTLAARLRPHTTVILESPAPPGTTEGLLRPLLESGSGLRAGRDFHLAYSPSRVDPGNRDFTPANTPQVIGGLTPACTESAAAFYGRLTDKVVRARGPREAETVQLLETNFRHVNTALVNEMAVLCHDLGVDLWDVIRCAETKPFGFHAFRPGPGVGGHAVAQDLTAHTGRTLRMAELAQQVNGRMPHYVVQRAAALLNEHGKSARGARVLLLGVTYKADLADQQGSPAQEIATRLMELGASVSYHDPHVPSWSVLDRPLPRADSLYEAAADADLTILLQQHRTYDLQGLSVKAQLLLDTRGATPTGAAHRL, encoded by the coding sequence ATGCCCGCAGATCTCGCCGTCATCGGACTCGGCCCGTACGGCCTGCCCCTGGCCCAGGCAGCCGTCACCGCCGGTATCCCCACCATCGGCTACCGGACCGGCCCGGAGGCCGCCTCCCTCAGCCCCGCCGAACTGCGCCGCATGGTCGCGCAGGGATTCCGGGTGATGACCAGCCCGGTCGAACTCGGCCGAGTACGGACGGCGGTCATCTGCGCACCGGCCCCACCCGGCGTGGAAGGCGGGCTGGACCTCAGCCAGGTGGAGACGGCCGCCCGCACCCTGGCCGCGCGGCTGCGTCCGCACACCACGGTGATCCTCGAGTCGCCGGCCCCACCCGGGACGACCGAGGGGCTCCTGCGCCCCCTGCTCGAATCCGGATCCGGGCTCCGCGCGGGCCGCGACTTCCACCTCGCCTACTCCCCCAGCCGCGTCGATCCCGGCAACCGCGACTTCACCCCCGCCAACACCCCGCAGGTCATCGGCGGGCTCACCCCGGCCTGCACCGAGTCGGCCGCCGCGTTCTACGGGAGACTCACCGACAAGGTCGTACGCGCACGCGGCCCACGGGAAGCGGAGACCGTGCAGTTGCTGGAGACCAACTTCCGGCACGTCAACACCGCCCTCGTCAACGAGATGGCCGTGCTCTGCCACGACCTGGGCGTCGACCTGTGGGACGTCATCCGCTGCGCGGAGACCAAACCCTTCGGTTTCCACGCCTTCCGCCCCGGCCCCGGCGTCGGCGGCCACGCCGTCGCCCAGGACCTGACCGCCCACACCGGCCGCACCCTGCGGATGGCGGAACTCGCCCAGCAGGTCAACGGACGGATGCCGCACTACGTCGTACAGCGCGCCGCCGCGCTCCTCAACGAACACGGCAAGTCGGCCCGCGGCGCACGCGTGCTGCTCCTCGGCGTCACCTACAAGGCCGACCTCGCCGACCAGCAGGGCAGCCCCGCGCAGGAGATCGCGACGCGGCTGATGGAGCTGGGCGCCTCCGTCAGCTACCACGACCCGCACGTCCCGTCCTGGAGCGTGCTCGACCGCCCCCTCCCGCGCGCCGACTCCCTGTACGAGGCCGCCGCCGACGCCGACCTGACGATCCTGCTCCAGCAGCACCGCACCTACGACCTGCAGGGCCTGTCGGTGAAGGCCCAGCTGCTGCTGGACACACGCGGGGCCACCCCGACGGGGGCGGCGCACCGGTTGTGA